A window of Pedobacter lusitanus contains these coding sequences:
- a CDS encoding thiamine phosphate synthase, with protein sequence MLIDQLHYISQAPDNGTHLTAIEKVLRAGGKWIQLRVKEQTEDAILELAVQASRLCEQYGAKLIINDYPELALKSGAYGVHLGLNDLSVSAARTILGKHRCIGGTANTFEDVCKRADEGADYIGLGPFRFTSTKKNLSPVLGLDGYKRLMEQVKEANIKLPIIAIGGIQTQDVGVILQTGIYGIAVSGLLTQDDNPASSINQLYQEMNLNSTQTLC encoded by the coding sequence ATGTTAATTGATCAGTTACATTATATATCACAGGCCCCTGATAACGGGACGCACCTGACAGCAATAGAAAAAGTGCTGCGTGCAGGAGGTAAATGGATACAACTCAGAGTAAAAGAACAAACAGAAGATGCCATTCTCGAACTGGCTGTTCAGGCAAGCCGTTTATGTGAGCAGTACGGAGCCAAACTAATCATCAATGACTACCCTGAGCTGGCCTTGAAATCCGGTGCCTATGGTGTACATCTTGGGTTGAATGACCTGTCAGTATCAGCCGCAAGAACTATCCTGGGGAAACACAGATGCATTGGCGGGACGGCAAATACATTTGAGGATGTATGTAAAAGAGCAGATGAAGGAGCTGATTATATCGGGTTAGGTCCGTTCAGATTTACCAGTACCAAGAAAAATCTGAGTCCGGTTCTTGGACTCGATGGTTATAAAAGGCTAATGGAGCAAGTTAAAGAGGCCAATATAAAATTGCCCATTATAGCTATAGGAGGCATACAGACTCAGGATGTAGGTGTTATACTGCAAACCGGAATTTATGGTATAGCGGTTTCCGGTTTACTGACGCAGGATGACAATCCCGCTTCAAGTATAAATCAGCTT
- a CDS encoding thiamine phosphate synthase, which translates to MELIVITRPDYFVGEGQLINALFAAGLSLLHLRKPENDEVKFMLLMKEINPAYYPAIAIHQHHELADMFAIRRLHYPEKLWRITGEQKRIELFANGFHLSRSIHEWELPADTAFLDYVFFGPVFNSISKAGYQSITGENFKLTEKPAGLKVFALGGITADLFNVVKQMNFDGAAVLGALWNHPSRVLTEFEKMLKSL; encoded by the coding sequence ATGGAACTCATTGTCATTACACGTCCGGATTATTTTGTTGGGGAAGGTCAATTGATCAACGCACTTTTTGCTGCGGGACTCAGTTTATTGCATCTCAGGAAACCGGAGAATGATGAAGTGAAGTTTATGCTGCTGATGAAAGAAATTAATCCGGCTTATTATCCGGCCATTGCTATTCATCAGCATCATGAACTGGCAGATATGTTTGCAATCCGAAGACTGCATTATCCGGAAAAACTCTGGAGGATTACCGGTGAACAGAAAAGAATTGAGCTTTTTGCCAATGGGTTCCATTTAAGCCGTTCTATTCATGAATGGGAGCTGCCTGCAGATACAGCCTTTCTGGATTATGTCTTTTTTGGCCCTGTGTTTAATAGTATTTCCAAAGCAGGCTATCAAAGTATAACAGGTGAAAATTTTAAGCTGACCGAAAAACCAGCGGGATTAAAGGTTTTTGCTTTGGGAGGAATTACAGCCGATTTGTTCAATGTCGTGAAACAAATGAATTTTGATGGAGCGGCTGTTCTTGGAGCACTTTGGAATCATCCATCCCGCGTATTAACAGAATTTGAAAAAATGCTCAAATCACTATAG